The Pyrococcus horikoshii OT3 genome includes a window with the following:
- a CDS encoding metal-dependent hydrolase — MNYEEHVLLGLGTYPLFVLLAYILSNYLPLKLTFPSLILGYAFYVLGSDLPDIDHPDSLIHRGIKPIFSVILGSIVAVKVYPYLNVKYALVVSWIVGGAFALIGWFLFSAMMPRHRGIIHSVLFAVIYGIVVFFAVKYGTSLSNGEAYLVGFASFMGYLLHLIADKSVKLL, encoded by the coding sequence ATGAACTACGAGGAGCACGTCTTGCTAGGTTTGGGGACTTACCCTCTCTTTGTGCTTTTAGCTTATATCCTCTCAAATTATCTTCCATTAAAGCTGACATTCCCCTCCCTAATCCTTGGATATGCATTTTATGTCCTAGGTAGCGATCTTCCAGATATTGATCATCCAGATTCCTTAATTCATAGAGGAATAAAGCCGATATTCTCAGTAATCCTTGGGAGCATAGTTGCCGTTAAGGTGTACCCTTATTTGAATGTAAAATACGCCCTAGTGGTCTCGTGGATCGTGGGGGGAGCGTTTGCATTGATTGGTTGGTTCCTATTTTCGGCCATGATGCCCAGGCACAGGGGAATAATTCATTCCGTATTGTTTGCAGTAATCTATGGAATCGTTGTATTTTTCGCTGTTAAGTATGGGACGTCGCTCTCAAATGGGGAAGCATATTTGGTAGGTTTTGCTTCATTTATGGGATATCTTTTGCATCTAATTGCCGATAAAAGCGTCAAGCTCCTTTAA
- a CDS encoding MarC family protein — MLKEILSSALLMLIMIDPSDKILLVSLLREDFHIEDVKSLIIRANLIGFILLLLFAVAGKIILQDIFHIELDALRVAGGFVLFKIGLEALEGGGMVTIKREKNILALAAVPVATPLIAGPAAITAAITLTAEHGIIVSIVGTLIAIAITAALMMIALYLMRGISKTALSVTIRIIGLFIMAIGAQMMITGAGGIVLNLIKGA, encoded by the coding sequence ATGCTCAAAGAGATCCTTAGCTCGGCCCTATTGATGCTCATAATGATAGATCCGAGTGACAAGATCCTCCTTGTAAGCCTGCTTAGAGAGGATTTCCATATAGAGGACGTAAAAAGTCTAATTATAAGGGCAAACTTAATCGGATTTATCCTTTTACTCCTTTTTGCGGTCGCTGGGAAGATAATACTTCAGGATATATTTCACATAGAGTTAGATGCCCTTAGAGTAGCTGGCGGATTTGTGTTATTTAAAATTGGATTGGAAGCCCTAGAAGGGGGAGGAATGGTAACAATAAAGAGGGAGAAGAATATACTAGCCCTGGCCGCAGTTCCCGTAGCCACGCCATTAATTGCAGGGCCAGCGGCAATAACTGCAGCAATAACGCTAACGGCCGAGCATGGGATAATAGTCTCTATAGTCGGGACGCTAATTGCCATAGCAATAACGGCCGCGCTAATGATGATAGCCCTATACTTAATGAGGGGGATAAGCAAAACGGCACTCAGCGTTACGATAAGAATTATAGGGTTGTTCATCATGGCCATAGGAGCTCAAATGATGATCACAGGGGCTGGAGGTATAGTGTTAAACCTTATTAAAGGAGCTTGA
- a CDS encoding LEA type 2 family protein, translated as MGKVGAIITIIFLSWIVYSAYFILNFHPEISGEWGAVKGDNIELLLNVDLSNPSPAPILLETIKVKLAGVKIGETKRANIAIFSRKVTIDSIINLDNLTTALINHIKEKEESTVSVYAKLELFDVIPVEYSRDVNFQTDLLSYLKNLRVEPKIYSIGGIPLKTPGIEGMDAKWGRVSNDSIEIIGWLKLYNPNSFPIPVTGLSADLYMNSVNIGKGVILKGTVLQPNSRGEVKVKLVLDVDNFKEAFKTHITNGERSTIRADINLVVKVGGVEYEIPIKDIETTFETDILGSIKFG; from the coding sequence ATGGGAAAGGTTGGGGCGATAATTACTATAATCTTCCTTTCCTGGATAGTATACTCAGCTTATTTTATCTTAAACTTTCATCCGGAAATCTCAGGTGAGTGGGGGGCTGTTAAAGGGGACAACATAGAGCTCTTGCTAAATGTTGACCTTAGCAATCCCTCTCCAGCTCCAATACTCTTGGAAACGATAAAAGTAAAGCTTGCGGGAGTTAAGATTGGGGAAACTAAAAGGGCTAACATAGCTATATTTTCGAGAAAGGTCACAATAGACTCTATAATAAACCTCGATAACCTGACTACAGCTTTAATAAATCACATTAAAGAGAAGGAAGAAAGCACCGTTAGCGTGTATGCAAAGTTGGAGTTGTTCGATGTAATCCCAGTTGAGTACTCTAGGGATGTAAACTTTCAAACGGATCTTCTAAGTTACCTGAAGAATTTGAGGGTTGAGCCAAAGATATACAGCATAGGTGGAATACCCCTTAAGACCCCAGGAATAGAGGGTATGGATGCAAAATGGGGTAGGGTCTCTAATGATAGCATTGAAATTATTGGGTGGTTGAAATTGTATAATCCGAATTCATTTCCAATACCCGTTACGGGTCTTAGTGCTGACCTTTACATGAATAGCGTGAACATTGGAAAGGGCGTTATCCTGAAGGGAACAGTCCTTCAGCCGAATTCCAGGGGGGAAGTTAAGGTTAAGCTGGTGCTTGACGTAGATAACTTCAAGGAAGCCTTCAAAACCCACATCACTAATGGAGAGAGAAGCACTATAAGGGCCGATATAAATCTAGTAGTGAAGGTTGGTGGGGTTGAATATGAGATTCCAATAAAGGATATTGAAACGACGTTTGAAACTGATATCCTTGGTAGCATTAAATTTGGTTAA
- a CDS encoding DUF2139 domain-containing protein, translating into MGILEKLHRFPPRYGPEWGSGGIFGLRYHNETLYFTLAFEGEAHFITNDSHDVYEFQLVGPRPTSGGDTYNAVEVVDEFIYFGGWVHAPAKFRGKESGQATIDFSNKYSHVHEYDTLTGRVRLVWKESIHHPEKWCGEVSEILYNPYTDELLLAREDGHENLGVYSLDRRRGGIRRLSDKPSPKGTQVHDVAFFGVGKNYTQGLREIHALDMVSEKWDAFGLGESLDGERYLAPHLGAMASINNRAFAFVRGGIFVGNPYNGEEFKFVRLFDFYTFYAPFRVNALPFGGGVLIGFNSHHDAYYKPRSEEEMIYHKFTNTIVGPSVLVYITPPSVRIVGVFGARITSLEQVKDKILVATSNTPNTGALDATPFDTGQRGIVVLSQDEILRTSPPVRFSVPLGPVFEAGGDTFGGIPLEGYREPRLILKASKENKLRVYEYDLALPLENADYDEFEIRRGRNVIDLSSFSGIVSFKVKEEDKSGKAIIELR; encoded by the coding sequence ATGGGAATTCTTGAGAAGCTTCATCGTTTTCCTCCAAGGTACGGTCCAGAATGGGGAAGTGGGGGAATTTTTGGTTTAAGGTACCACAACGAAACCCTATACTTTACCTTGGCATTTGAAGGTGAAGCCCATTTCATTACCAACGATTCTCATGATGTTTATGAGTTCCAACTCGTGGGACCGAGACCGACGTCTGGAGGGGACACCTACAATGCCGTAGAGGTTGTCGACGAGTTCATTTACTTTGGAGGTTGGGTTCATGCTCCAGCAAAATTCAGGGGAAAGGAAAGTGGCCAAGCTACAATTGATTTCTCAAACAAGTACTCTCACGTTCACGAATATGACACCTTAACCGGAAGGGTAAGGTTGGTTTGGAAAGAATCAATTCATCATCCTGAAAAGTGGTGTGGTGAGGTGAGCGAGATCCTTTATAATCCCTATACGGATGAGCTACTTCTCGCTAGAGAAGATGGCCATGAGAATCTTGGAGTTTACTCCCTGGATAGGAGGAGGGGAGGTATTAGAAGATTAAGTGATAAACCTAGCCCTAAGGGTACTCAAGTTCATGACGTTGCCTTCTTTGGGGTTGGAAAGAATTATACCCAAGGGCTAAGAGAGATCCATGCTCTAGATATGGTGAGCGAGAAGTGGGATGCGTTTGGGCTTGGTGAAAGCCTTGATGGGGAAAGATATTTGGCTCCTCATTTGGGTGCAATGGCCTCTATAAATAACAGGGCTTTTGCCTTCGTCAGAGGTGGAATCTTCGTGGGTAATCCCTACAATGGGGAAGAATTTAAGTTCGTTAGGCTTTTTGACTTTTACACGTTTTATGCTCCATTTAGGGTGAATGCACTACCCTTTGGAGGAGGTGTTTTGATAGGTTTCAACTCTCACCATGATGCCTATTATAAGCCCAGGAGCGAGGAGGAAATGATTTACCATAAATTCACGAACACAATAGTAGGTCCCAGCGTCCTGGTCTATATTACCCCTCCGAGCGTTAGAATAGTCGGTGTGTTCGGAGCTAGAATTACATCTCTGGAGCAGGTTAAGGATAAGATCCTTGTGGCAACGAGTAACACTCCAAATACTGGGGCCCTGGATGCTACACCTTTTGATACAGGTCAAAGAGGAATAGTAGTACTCTCCCAGGATGAAATTTTGAGGACCTCACCTCCAGTTAGATTTTCAGTTCCTTTAGGCCCTGTCTTTGAGGCCGGGGGAGACACTTTTGGAGGAATACCGCTTGAAGGTTATAGGGAACCGAGGCTTATCTTAAAGGCCTCTAAAGAAAATAAGCTAAGGGTTTATGAATATGACCTAGCCTTACCCTTAGAAAATGCTGATTACGATGAATTCGAAATAAGAAGGGGAAGAAACGTTATAGATCTCTCTTCATTCTCAGGGATCGTTTCATTTAAAGTTAAGGAAGAGGACAAATCAGGGAAGGCTATTATAGAGTTGAGGTGA
- a CDS encoding DUF366 family protein — MELLIIKERRIDYDGSAIRSHWAYRNFGILGDSLVVFRGKCNVKVEEMVDIEDLRLRKEIKGDDMVHYILELFWHPDILLASSLQKLLIARLVELLWNYGIEASRRGDDIYVNGRKLSISIATVSPVSIKIHIGLNVKTVGVPPGVDAIGLEELGIDPTEFMERSAKALVEEIEKVRKDSLKVRWVT, encoded by the coding sequence ATGGAGTTGCTCATTATCAAGGAGAGGAGAATTGACTATGATGGATCTGCAATAAGAAGTCATTGGGCATATAGGAACTTTGGAATACTAGGTGATTCATTGGTCGTGTTTAGGGGCAAGTGCAACGTTAAGGTCGAGGAAATGGTTGACATAGAAGATCTTAGGCTTAGGAAGGAGATAAAAGGGGATGATATGGTGCATTACATTCTTGAACTTTTTTGGCACCCAGATATATTGTTGGCTTCTTCCCTTCAGAAGCTCCTCATAGCTAGGCTCGTTGAATTGCTTTGGAATTATGGGATCGAGGCTAGTAGAAGGGGTGATGATATTTATGTAAACGGAAGAAAGTTGAGCATATCAATAGCCACTGTCTCGCCTGTTAGTATTAAGATCCACATAGGATTGAACGTGAAAACGGTTGGCGTTCCTCCTGGGGTTGATGCTATTGGGCTAGAGGAGTTAGGTATAGATCCCACTGAGTTTATGGAGAGGAGTGCAAAAGCCTTAGTGGAGGAAATTGAAAAGGTTAGGAAAGACTCCTTAAAGGTTAGATGGGTAACGTAA
- the lysS gene encoding lysine--tRNA ligase, translating into MVHWADYIADKIIRERGEKEKYVVESGITPSGYVHVGNFRELFTAYIVGHALRDKGYEVRHIHMWDDYDRFRKVPRNVPQEWKDYLGMPISEVPDPWGCHESYAEHFMRKFEEEVEKLGIEVDFLYASELYKRGEYSEEIRLAFEKRDKIMEILNKYREIAKQPPLPENWWPAMVYCPEHRREAEIIEWDGGWKVKYKCPEGHEGWVDIRSGNVKLRWRVDWPMRWSHFGVDFEPAGKDHLVAGSSYDTGKEIIKEVYGKEAPLSLMYEFVGIKGQKGKMSGSKGNVILLSDLYEVLEPGLVRFIYARHRPNKEIKIDLGLGILNLYDEFDKVERIYFGVEGGKGDDEELRRTYELSMPKKPERLVAQAPFRFLAVLVQLPHLTEEDIINVLIKQGHIPRDLSKEDVERVKLRINLARNWVKKYAPEDVKFSILEKPPEVEVSEDVREAMNEVAEWLENHEEFSVEEFNNILFEVAKRRGISSREWFSTLYRLFIGKERGPRLASFLASLDRSFVIKRLRLEG; encoded by the coding sequence ATGGTTCATTGGGCCGATTATATTGCTGATAAAATAATTAGAGAGAGGGGGGAGAAGGAGAAGTACGTTGTTGAGAGTGGAATAACGCCAAGTGGTTACGTTCACGTTGGGAACTTTAGGGAGCTTTTTACAGCTTATATTGTGGGCCATGCCCTAAGGGATAAGGGGTATGAGGTTAGGCACATCCACATGTGGGATGATTATGATAGATTTAGGAAGGTTCCAAGGAACGTTCCCCAGGAATGGAAAGATTACCTGGGAATGCCCATTAGTGAAGTTCCTGATCCCTGGGGATGCCATGAGAGTTATGCTGAACACTTCATGAGAAAGTTCGAGGAGGAGGTAGAAAAATTAGGGATCGAAGTTGACTTTCTTTATGCGAGTGAACTCTACAAGAGAGGGGAATATTCTGAGGAGATAAGGTTAGCCTTTGAGAAAAGGGATAAGATAATGGAGATACTAAACAAGTATAGGGAAATTGCGAAACAACCTCCCCTTCCAGAGAACTGGTGGCCCGCAATGGTTTACTGCCCTGAGCATAGGAGGGAAGCAGAGATCATTGAATGGGATGGGGGCTGGAAGGTTAAGTATAAGTGCCCCGAAGGTCACGAGGGATGGGTTGATATAAGGAGTGGGAACGTGAAACTGAGGTGGCGTGTTGATTGGCCCATGCGTTGGTCTCACTTTGGCGTTGACTTCGAACCTGCTGGAAAGGATCATCTTGTGGCTGGTTCAAGCTACGATACGGGAAAGGAGATTATAAAGGAAGTTTATGGAAAGGAAGCTCCGTTATCTTTAATGTATGAGTTTGTTGGAATTAAGGGGCAGAAGGGGAAGATGAGTGGTAGTAAGGGAAATGTTATTTTACTCAGCGATCTGTATGAGGTTCTTGAGCCAGGTCTCGTTAGATTTATCTACGCTCGGCATAGGCCAAACAAGGAGATAAAGATAGATCTAGGTCTTGGCATTCTAAACCTCTACGATGAGTTCGATAAAGTTGAGAGAATATACTTCGGGGTTGAGGGTGGTAAAGGTGATGATGAAGAATTAAGGAGGACTTACGAGCTTTCAATGCCTAAGAAGCCTGAGAGATTAGTCGCTCAAGCTCCTTTTAGGTTCCTAGCGGTGTTGGTTCAGTTACCGCATTTAACCGAAGAAGACATAATAAATGTTCTAATCAAACAGGGACATATTCCCAGGGATCTATCCAAGGAGGACGTTGAGAGGGTTAAACTTAGGATAAACCTTGCTAGGAATTGGGTTAAAAAGTATGCCCCTGAGGATGTTAAATTCTCAATACTTGAGAAACCTCCAGAAGTTGAGGTAAGTGAAGATGTTAGGGAGGCCATGAATGAGGTTGCTGAGTGGCTTGAGAATCATGAGGAATTTAGCGTTGAAGAGTTTAATAACATTCTATTCGAAGTTGCCAAGAGGAGGGGGATATCCAGTAGGGAGTGGTTTTCGACGCTCTACAGATTATTTATTGGAAAGGAAAGGGGACCGAGATTGGCCAGTTTCCTGGCATCTCTTGATAGGAGTTTCGTTATTAAACGACTTAGACTTGAGGGATAG
- a CDS encoding class I SAM-dependent methyltransferase, with amino-acid sequence MGFKEYYRVFPTYTDINSQEYRSRIETLEPLLMKYMKKRGKVLDLACGVGGFSFLLEDYGFEVVGVDISEDMIRKAREYAKSRESNVEFIVGDARKLSFEDKTFDYVIFIDSIVHFEPLELNQVFKEVRRVLKPSGKFIMYFTDLRELLPRLKESLVVGQKYWISKVIPDQEERTVVIEFKSEQDSFRVRFNVWGKTGVELLAKLYFTKEAEEKVGNYSYLTVYNPK; translated from the coding sequence ATGGGTTTTAAAGAATACTATAGGGTATTTCCCACATATACAGATATAAACTCCCAAGAGTATAGGAGTAGGATAGAAACTCTAGAGCCCCTGCTAATGAAGTACATGAAAAAGAGGGGGAAAGTGCTCGACCTTGCCTGTGGAGTTGGAGGTTTCTCTTTTCTCCTGGAGGATTACGGATTCGAAGTCGTTGGAGTGGATATAAGCGAAGATATGATAAGAAAAGCAAGGGAATATGCAAAGTCAAGAGAATCAAATGTAGAGTTCATCGTTGGAGATGCTAGAAAGTTATCCTTTGAGGACAAGACCTTTGATTATGTAATATTTATTGACAGCATAGTTCACTTCGAACCTCTAGAGCTTAACCAAGTATTTAAGGAAGTTAGGAGGGTATTAAAGCCCAGTGGAAAATTTATAATGTACTTTACAGATCTCAGGGAACTACTTCCTAGGCTTAAAGAAAGTTTAGTAGTTGGTCAGAAATACTGGATAAGTAAGGTAATTCCAGATCAAGAGGAAAGAACAGTTGTTATAGAATTTAAGAGCGAGCAGGACAGCTTTAGAGTGAGATTTAACGTATGGGGAAAAACAGGAGTCGAGTTACTGGCAAAGCTATATTTCACTAAGGAAGCGGAGGAAAAAGTTGGGAATTATTCATATCTCACCGTTTATAATCCTAAATAA
- a CDS encoding beta-ribofuranosylaminobenzene 5'-phosphate synthase family protein, giving the protein MVRIIAPAHLHAGNPDLSGDMGRLFGTLGFAIEYPYLEVEIETSEKDKANDKDALRFLERLREKYEFPPVKIEIKHYIPKWVGLGFHTTLALTLGLGINRIYNLGLSLEDIALTVRRGLITALGFYAVKLGGFIVEGGFPVNKREKVVPPLIFRENIPENWFFVVAIPETPRKDLEEVRRVEDEILTNLKKMPPELADRLSRIVLMKILPAFVERDIKAFGEGLYQFNNLLGKFWSDYQESIYCCELVSEGIKVMLEDAYCACQSSWGPTFYGLVDDRHKAEIVRDKIKKLFEENGDSGEVFITKANNTGAVILDG; this is encoded by the coding sequence ATGGTGAGGATAATCGCTCCAGCTCACCTCCATGCTGGAAACCCAGACTTAAGTGGGGATATGGGTAGGCTCTTTGGAACTTTGGGATTTGCCATTGAATATCCGTACTTGGAGGTTGAAATCGAAACCTCGGAGAAAGATAAAGCTAACGATAAAGATGCATTAAGGTTCTTGGAGAGATTAAGGGAGAAGTATGAATTTCCTCCTGTTAAAATTGAAATTAAACATTACATCCCGAAATGGGTAGGGCTCGGCTTTCATACGACTTTAGCTTTAACCCTTGGTCTAGGGATTAATAGGATTTACAATCTAGGTTTAAGTCTTGAAGATATAGCGTTAACAGTGAGAAGAGGGTTAATAACGGCTTTGGGTTTTTATGCTGTTAAACTTGGCGGATTTATAGTTGAAGGAGGATTTCCTGTAAATAAAAGAGAAAAAGTTGTTCCTCCATTAATATTTAGAGAAAATATCCCTGAAAATTGGTTTTTCGTTGTGGCAATACCTGAAACCCCTAGAAAAGATTTGGAAGAAGTTAGAAGGGTTGAAGATGAGATATTGACGAACTTAAAGAAAATGCCACCTGAACTGGCTGATAGATTATCGAGAATAGTCTTAATGAAAATACTTCCAGCTTTTGTTGAAAGGGATATAAAGGCTTTTGGAGAGGGGCTTTATCAATTTAATAACCTGTTAGGTAAATTCTGGAGCGACTACCAGGAGAGTATATATTGCTGTGAGTTGGTTAGTGAGGGAATTAAAGTCATGTTGGAAGATGCATACTGTGCCTGTCAGAGCAGTTGGGGTCCCACATTTTACGGGCTCGTCGATGATAGGCACAAGGCCGAGATTGTAAGGGATAAGATAAAAAAGTTGTTTGAAGAAAATGGAGATAGTGGTGAAGTCTTCATAACTAAAGCTAATAATACAGGGGCGGTGATTTTAGATGGTTAA
- a CDS encoding DUF1464 family protein, which produces MVKAIGIDSGTKSMDIFGFDDETGEVIVDVAVDRNEVTKNPRIIVDILREVQREHGTIDAIVGPSGYGIPLKPAREATNEEIALATFITKADVERRLKIVGLRELMVLMREAKDLNIYFTPGVIHLPTVPEWRKANKIDLGTSDKVFTVVLSIVRHSEREGIPYDKVNLIAVEIGFAYTSAMAVKNGQIVDAMAGTAGFTGYLGMGFMDSELAYALANALEDFSKLKLFEGGAAYIGGIDPFEVSPEEFVKLAKEDENVAKGYNAMIEGIVKDVFSLLPSVIPDAIYLSGRFSRIPEFFKDVKESLEEAFSMYGFSIEVRKLESRAKAKEAAEGGAILANAIAGGIYRELIEVLKLRESSGKIFDWVHLSDRDRLKVFEKLEI; this is translated from the coding sequence ATGGTTAAAGCGATTGGCATTGATTCCGGAACTAAAAGTATGGATATATTCGGTTTTGATGACGAGACGGGAGAAGTTATAGTTGATGTAGCAGTCGACAGAAATGAGGTAACTAAGAATCCCAGGATAATAGTCGACATTTTGAGGGAAGTACAAAGGGAGCATGGAACTATAGATGCGATAGTTGGACCCTCGGGTTATGGGATTCCTTTAAAGCCAGCTAGAGAAGCAACCAATGAGGAAATAGCCCTTGCAACTTTTATAACTAAGGCCGATGTTGAGAGGAGGCTTAAGATCGTTGGTCTTAGGGAGCTCATGGTTCTCATGAGAGAGGCAAAGGATTTGAACATCTACTTCACTCCGGGCGTGATACACCTTCCAACTGTTCCAGAGTGGAGGAAGGCGAATAAAATAGATTTAGGTACATCAGACAAGGTATTTACGGTGGTTCTCTCAATTGTAAGGCATTCAGAGAGGGAGGGAATACCTTATGATAAGGTAAACCTCATAGCTGTTGAAATAGGGTTTGCATACACTTCAGCTATGGCCGTTAAAAACGGTCAAATAGTGGATGCAATGGCCGGAACAGCTGGCTTTACAGGTTATCTCGGCATGGGATTTATGGATTCTGAATTAGCCTATGCCCTAGCGAATGCCCTTGAGGACTTTAGCAAGCTCAAGCTTTTTGAGGGAGGAGCAGCTTATATAGGTGGAATAGATCCTTTTGAAGTCTCCCCTGAGGAGTTTGTAAAGCTTGCTAAGGAAGATGAAAATGTGGCCAAAGGATACAATGCAATGATAGAGGGAATAGTTAAGGATGTTTTCTCACTACTACCTTCGGTTATTCCTGATGCTATATATCTAAGCGGAAGATTTTCGAGGATACCAGAGTTCTTTAAGGATGTTAAGGAATCTTTGGAGGAAGCTTTCTCCATGTACGGTTTTAGTATTGAAGTTAGAAAGCTAGAAAGTAGGGCAAAGGCTAAAGAAGCTGCTGAAGGAGGAGCAATACTAGCTAATGCAATTGCTGGCGGTATTTATAGGGAACTTATAGAGGTCTTAAAGTTGAGGGAGAGCTCCGGTAAGATATTTGACTGGGTTCACCTGAGTGATAGGGATAGGCTTAAGGTTTTTGAAAAGCTTGAAATTTAG
- a CDS encoding indolepyruvate oxidoreductase subunit beta: MEFNLIIAGVGGQGGLTLSRIIGNAAMIEGYRVRIGETLGMSQRYGSVLSYLRFGEEVYSPLIEEGKADLMLALEPVEALRNARFLSRKSYAIINAYPIHTATTLVGKERYPDLEEIKEAIGKICRVEMRNFQEEADKINPRTLGVLMTGFAWRKGLLPLKKESIIEGIKLTLREKLWDINFRAFERGVELASL; encoded by the coding sequence TTGGAGTTCAACTTAATAATTGCTGGAGTTGGAGGACAGGGAGGATTAACACTTTCTAGGATAATTGGAAATGCCGCAATGATTGAAGGTTACAGGGTAAGGATCGGAGAAACTTTGGGTATGAGTCAGCGTTATGGTAGCGTTCTCAGCTATTTAAGGTTTGGAGAAGAAGTTTACTCTCCCCTAATTGAGGAAGGAAAAGCTGATTTAATGCTGGCCTTGGAGCCCGTAGAAGCTTTGAGAAATGCTAGATTTCTAAGCAGGAAGAGCTATGCGATAATAAACGCTTATCCAATCCATACAGCGACTACATTAGTTGGAAAGGAAAGGTACCCTGATCTAGAAGAGATAAAGGAGGCCATAGGAAAGATATGCAGGGTTGAAATGAGGAATTTCCAGGAGGAAGCTGACAAAATAAATCCTAGAACACTAGGGGTTCTAATGACGGGATTTGCTTGGAGAAAGGGATTGTTACCATTGAAGAAGGAAAGCATTATTGAGGGTATAAAACTAACATTGAGAGAAAAGCTCTGGGATATTAACTTTAGGGCCTTTGAAAGGGGAGTTGAGCTCGCTTCCCTTTAA
- a CDS encoding MFS transporter produces MEKDAKVLVIATAVGQLFLQFSWFIMPFYLKALGYDMNKMGILFSTQTLIGGISFLLAGQLSLKFGYKKTLILAAGMGALGRIFQVLAYNFEMLLLGFFLVGVNMGLRDPNYSALLSEKVKNEEERHRIFSYSFGLGTLMNALGVLVAGYLPGHLVSLGYSERLAYKLVIALALIQFAIVFPALIVIKDVPVTTSKIKWRKELIIKILKFSLPSALIGLGAGITIPYMSIYFNLRFGRDIREISWVFFSQEVVMGLGSFILPALINRLGPVKVITYFQGSAAFLFLIFPSLPTFAIASFVYIIRSILMNIVWPVNDSFMMGFFSTEEKATAAGIRRAFSTFMRGLGNYIGGALFAISLAYPFYTTAIFYIIATTMFYAFFIKYNH; encoded by the coding sequence ATGGAAAAAGATGCAAAGGTACTCGTCATAGCCACGGCTGTCGGTCAACTTTTTCTCCAGTTCTCATGGTTCATAATGCCTTTCTACTTAAAGGCGTTGGGATATGACATGAACAAGATGGGTATCCTATTCTCCACTCAAACATTAATAGGGGGTATTTCGTTTCTTTTAGCTGGTCAACTTTCACTAAAGTTTGGATATAAGAAGACACTAATTCTAGCAGCGGGAATGGGAGCCCTTGGAAGGATCTTTCAAGTATTAGCCTATAATTTTGAGATGTTACTCCTTGGCTTTTTCCTAGTTGGGGTAAACATGGGCCTTAGGGATCCCAATTATTCGGCCCTCCTAAGTGAGAAAGTTAAAAATGAAGAGGAGAGGCACAGAATATTCTCATATTCCTTTGGATTAGGAACCCTAATGAACGCTCTTGGAGTTTTAGTTGCAGGATATCTTCCTGGGCATTTGGTTAGTTTAGGGTATTCGGAAAGATTAGCATATAAATTGGTTATAGCTTTAGCACTAATACAATTTGCAATAGTCTTTCCAGCCCTCATTGTAATTAAAGATGTTCCCGTTACAACTTCCAAAATTAAGTGGAGAAAGGAGTTAATCATTAAGATTCTAAAATTTTCCCTGCCAAGTGCTTTGATAGGGCTCGGAGCGGGAATAACTATTCCCTACATGAGTATATATTTCAATTTAAGATTTGGACGGGATATAAGAGAGATAAGTTGGGTATTCTTCAGTCAGGAAGTCGTTATGGGGCTCGGATCATTCATCCTACCAGCTCTAATTAATAGGCTTGGTCCCGTTAAAGTTATCACGTACTTCCAGGGGAGTGCTGCCTTTCTCTTCCTAATCTTCCCCTCATTACCAACATTTGCTATAGCTTCATTCGTTTACATCATAAGATCGATCCTCATGAACATAGTCTGGCCCGTTAATGACTCCTTTATGATGGGCTTCTTCTCAACGGAGGAAAAAGCAACTGCTGCAGGAATTAGAAGGGCATTTTCCACTTTTATGCGAGGACTTGGGAACTACATAGGCGGAGCGCTCTTTGCAATTTCCCTGGCCTATCCATTTTATACAACGGCCATCTTTTATATTATAGCAACAACCATGTTCTACGCATTCTTCATAAAATATAATCATTAA